A stretch of Candidatus Hydrogenedentota bacterium DNA encodes these proteins:
- a CDS encoding response regulator: MKYDSSAEILLVEDNLTDAELIVRALHRHKLDQRVFIVKDGEEALDYLLQRGRYAGAQEFHLPKVVFLDLKLPKITGLQVLQAVREDERTQCIPVVMLTSSRELTDVRTAYAYGANSYVVKPIDFAAFADTVAQLGLYWLQVNEGSRLQ; encoded by the coding sequence GTGAAGTACGATTCCTCTGCGGAAATCCTGCTGGTTGAGGATAACTTGACGGACGCCGAACTTATTGTTCGCGCTCTCCACAGGCACAAGCTGGACCAACGGGTGTTCATCGTCAAAGATGGCGAGGAGGCTCTGGACTACCTTCTGCAACGAGGAAGATACGCCGGCGCGCAAGAATTCCATCTGCCCAAAGTTGTCTTCCTCGACCTTAAGCTGCCGAAGATCACGGGACTTCAAGTGCTTCAAGCAGTGAGAGAAGACGAACGAACCCAGTGCATTCCGGTCGTTATGTTGACATCATCTCGCGAACTCACGGACGTGCGTACCGCGTATGCCTACGGCGCAAACAGCTATGTCGTAAAACCCATAGACTTCGCAGCTTTTGCCGATACGGTTGCGCAGTTGGGTCTTTACTGGTTACAGGTGAATGAAGGTTCGAGACTGCAGTAA